TGAGGTTGTTGGTGGAGAGTAGATTACCTTCGATTCGGAAATCTTCGGTGGGTGCATAAATAATGCCCATGACTCTGCCTTGAAGCTATATTTTTGATATGGAGTATCTAAGATCCACTATGATTCATTTTTACTTTATTCTTAGTTAGATTTCTTTCTATAATATTAGTCTGGACCTAAAGCCAGTGGTTCAATTTGTAAGGTTGCAGAAGGACTAACTGTTGAAGATATTTTAGAGAACTGGTCAAAAATAAAGCCAGTAATCATGGAAGAATGGGATGAAAACAGGGATGCTTTAATTGATCTTTTCGGAAAGGTTAGGGATGAATGGATGGATAATGACCTAGCAACTTGGATTGGTGCAAATAGGTATATTTTATTTAAAGCTTGTTAAGTTGGAGTTAGACCTGAGATGCAATGTTTCTATTATAGGCTTGATCAATGAACCTAAAGTATTTGATGTGAATATGTGATATAGATGTTTTCATTGGAAAACAATATCAACGGAGGAATAGGAATTAGAGTACAATATGTTTATCAAATTTGTTAATAGACGAATCAATAAGTATATGACTCAAATGTAAAGCAAAAGAGAAGCTAACTAGTAACAACAGATGTTAAACCAGCTATGTCACATGCTTTAAGACTTGAGTTTTGTAATGGCACATTTTGCATCAAGCAATGAACTGAAGATGCTTATGCTGCAGGTTTTATCCAGGTGTTCCAGATGCCCTTAAATTCTCTAGCTCGACCATATATATAGTCACTACAAAACAGGTGCTGTGAGTTTCTTTCACTCTGATTGTCCCTTACTCCTCTCTCACACAACGCACACATGCGCAAGAACAAGACGAAAAGTTTGCTATCAGTTCGAAGAGGCAAACATTGTGGATATATCGGTAGTTTGATCCAGTCTCCGGAATTTGAAATGAAAACCAaggcaaaagaaaagaaaaagggggtaAAAGGAACTTGAATGTAGGAAAGTATCAAAGTTGAGATCAGTCATAGTCTTTTCCTGGTTCTCCTTTTATTACTTGGTCTACAAGTCAATTTTTCCTTCACCTGCTAATGAATGTTTTAGTTGTTTTACTCTTGTAATGAATGTGTTAGTTGTTCATCTTTGACTGTTCTTTTTCTTTCTGCCTTATTCCAGAGCCGGTTCGCAGATGCTTTATTACGAGAACTTGCTGGAGTTACTATCCCTCCGGAAAGGATATATGGCTTGGGAACTGGGTTAGTATTTTATCTGATAAGCATTTGGGGAATTTTGCTCCTTATTTGCTTAAAATAGTAAGGgtcttttgaatatttttatcaGGCCCAAGGTGAAAGTACTGAAACAACTACAACTGAGACCAGAACACCAAGGGATGAAACTACAGTACGTTCGTTACATATCATTTGCATCACTATTTTCTGATTATAATGATATCAGTATCTCCATTACCTAATACTCAATTGCCATATTTTACCTGTGCTTTTTTTCTCAGCCTGTTTGGTTTTTTAATCTTACTGAAACTAATTCAACTCTCATTTTACTAGCTTTGTGGAAGATCGGCTTGCAACCTTGAAGAATGTCATCAAAGAACCAGAATTAGATGGATGGAACTTGTATTTAGGTATCATTCAAGTTTTTGAGCTTTTAGTTTGATGAAATTTGGCCTGCTGTCAATGGATGATAAAAAGATCAGATAACTcgcaatatttaaattttttttttacgaatTAGGATATTGCGAAATCTggtattaaatttattattcaaGTAGACATCTATAAACCATTGATTCGGATTGATTGGTTAGACCAGAAATTAGTCCGGAGAAAAAGACTAGATTGGATGGTCTGCGAATTGCTTGAAACTGGTTCACCTGAATAAAAAGCTTTGTTGAACTAGTTGAACTGATTTTTtgcttttttattttataatattttttatttattttaaaaccatAATTGAATACATTCATTTAAATACATAGTTATTATAGAGTTTTTCacttaattttcattaaaaaaaattattatctaAGATAATAAATAGATTATTGAATAAATGAAGCTGATCTCTATTATTGGATGGATTGCTAAGAAAGAAATGTATTTATGTGAACAGGTGACTGGGGATATAACACTCAAAAAGAGAGGGAAGAAGCAGCTAACATTTCCAGAATTCAGCTACTCCAGCTCTCAGACTTTAGTAAGAAGCTCAAATAACCTTTCCCATTCCCATTGCCATTGCCATTGCCTTTCACCATTATATGCAGTATATATCCAACTCATATGTTGGTGCCTAATGGATGATGACACTACTCCATTAAGAACCATTTTCAGACACCTATTTATGAAAATTCTCAGATATTTTTTTCTCACTATTAattcatatatgtacatatatatatatatattaaagggtAAATTCACCAATAATTTGgtggaaaattaaatgtgttattatacacTGTTAAATAAATcacattatttttaattaaaacaaaattaatctAATCTAAAATATTagtgatgaaattgaaatttttatagtttAATAACTAAAATAGAAATATTAATAGTATAGTTTAccctatattaaatttaaattgttttaaaaagTGTCCTACAAAGTGGACACGTTTTCTGATCATGATCCATCCAACGGTCCAAACATGCCCTGTGGAAAACGTGTCTACAGTTTTTCAAGCACCTGATCTCTTCCCCTCTTTCGAACTCGTTCAAGCAAACGGCACAGTTCTCCGGTGGGTCGACGACGAGCTCCTCGAACTTTATAACCGGAAAGAGAAGAGCGGGTACGGTGGTAGTCTCGGATGTTCGGGTCCGGTTTTCGGGCCAAACCATGTCCGATTCGATGAAATCGGAGAGTCCGAGGCGGTTTAAAAGGGCGGAAATTAGATTTCCGATGAAACAAAGTAATGAAAGTGCGAAAAGCAAGGGTTTGGGTAAGGTAACTTCGGCGTAACTAGCAGGAAACCCCATGAAGAAAATTTTACAGGGAAAAGGTTTTGGGTTATGTATATGGAGAAAAGGAAGGTTCAAGGTTGTTTCAGTTATGGCGTGGGTTTGATAGAGTAGTGCATGGTAAATGTGAATGAAGGGACTGCGTTATATTTATGGATAGAATTTTGTGGCTTATGAGAAGGGACGGCTGCGTTACTTCTtaaaactaaaatattaaaaaaatccttaaaatatatttttataaaaatactaatattttaatttaggtCTAATTTTACCTCCTACTTTTTGGATTTTAGATATTTAATTATAATCttttaatttagaatttaatcttgatttaaaagttaaaaagatattaaatttttaaaataaaattaagataaTCAATACTATATCAATGAACGTGAGGTATAATCAAGTCGAgcttaaattatataatttaatttaataaatcttgattttaaatgtaaatgtagaaaatttaaaatggttaaaataaaaaaattataaattagctAAAAGTATCAATTTTGCATCTACCGGTATAGGACAATACAAACGAATACAAGTGGCGTTAATTGAAACGgacttaaaatatataattaataatattcaAACTTAAAACATAGTAACTTTCaatgtttttatattttcaactaaaatttcttttctctctttaaattattttttataaatatatttgtttgatAAATTCCGTTAACGGTGGTaatctaatattttaaaaaaatatatcttATAAAAAAATGCCTCAGCTGTCACGTGGTGTAAATGAAAAGGAGTAACGAAGTGGAAGTGTGAGACTGCTAATTAGCAATAAGCCACGAATCATCATATAATTtctttattatctattttaaaatagATTTATCCCAAAGTTGTGATTATTTGTCTCGTTCAATGGATTTTGAATTAATCCCACTAAACTACTATTTAGTAATATACATCcctaaattatgatttttattttaaattaattttcaaattttcaaatgttttaattttatttctaaattacCGTTGTTATAACAATAAAGTCTTTTCTTTATTCAaaactattaatttaattattaaatggtaCGTCAAATTTTATGtaactaaatttaaaaataaaatttttaaaaaataaaatattgtcacataacttttaaaagaaaaaaaagaactaAAAATAAAGTGAAATTGGAGAAAAAAAAGAGTGAACGGTAAATCTTTTATAAAAGTTTGAAAATCTCAAAATTAGGATTTTTAagcatttatttaaaatttttattttaaattatgtctaACAAGATTTGTCATGTAATTTTacgattaaattaatattttaataacaaAAGGACTTGATTGGCATCGATAGTTTAGAgatgtaattaaaataatttgaaatttagggATCAATTTAAAATAAGGGTCTTAATTTTGAGGATGTTTGGTGTAATTAACTCTTATATATAGGAGTATATTTTggagttaaaatatgttataagttttGTATTATTTGTACATTTGAATTTagtatatttattttcattttaaatgaatttaatttcactattttcgGATTTAAAATGCAAGCTAAATTATTAATActgttaatttttattaatttattaatatattaaaaaattattacacAATTATTAAGTACGCATTTTTAAAAAGTTTatcataaatttaacaaaaattttaacaatattgatatttttgaaacaacAAGTGgaataaatttctaaaaataaaaatataaataaattttaaatggaAAAAGAATGTAAACACTTAAaaacatgttttatttatttattttctgaaAAAGTGAATGAATCAAGATATGGAATTAGGTAAGTCACGTTTAAAATAATTAGCCCATTGCTGGACCATGAACAGTCCAACACCTTTCAATCgtgatatatttattttgtttaaaatatgccataagtagttgtatttttataaatttaaaatttagtctttatattttttatttttaggagttcagtccttttatttttaaattttaaaattttgatctgatatttttaaaaattattttattaaatttaaattcattacaaGTTATCTTTTAGTTATATAGCcatcagttttttttttaatatcacgccaaaaatttaagaaaataaatttaacaatgttcttgaattttgaaaattgaaagataaatagattaaattcctaaaataaaagttcatgagctaaattttaaatttgtgaaaAGTACAAAAACTTGTGGTATATTttgaaataatataatttacggTAATTTAGTCATTACTTAGTTATTGATGTCACGAGTTAATCAAGTACCAATAACGAGTAATTACTAAAATActgtaaataatattattttgagggtgatattaattttatataaaatataaaaatatgttttatattaacCAAAGCATTAtttgtttttatattaaatttttaaatatatttattatatatttctgCTTTTTGCTCACATTTGGCATGCCATAATCTAACTAATTTATATAtttgtataaattttatatatccaCAAATTATGTTATATCTATGTTATATATTTAtactatatattaaaattttaattggtatCATAAGTTAAGTAGACACCAACATAGTTGAATAATGGCTAGACTTTTTTATGGGTTGAGCAACTTGGCCTTACATGGGTTGGGTTTGGACAAGATCTTTTATGTTTCAAGTTTGATCGAtccaaattcaatttaaataataaaatattttaaatttaaatttaattacgaAAATATATAAAACACTATAGTATTTAACATCGTTAATTTATAATGTCACCTTAAGTTTGATTTGGATTTTCTATTacttttttataaataaagttaaaatatattGTAATTCTATGTACTcttcttaatttaaaatttaattttgtatttttatttttaaaattcagtcCTCTACTTTTAGATTTAAAATTCAGGTTCAATTGTTAATATTatcaaaattattttgttaaattcaagttcattacaaCGTTTTTTTTTGTTACGTGACTATTGATTGagcattttttatttcaaaatgccATACcaacaaatttaaaagaaaaattttaacgGTATTAACAATTGGAACttaattttaaaatctgaaaGGTAGAGGAACTAAattactaaaattaaaaatatgagacTAAATTCCAAGTTTTGGAAGAGTACAGGGACTGACAGCATATTTTAACCATATATTTATTACATAGTACTATAATAatctagtttttattttttattttttattttttaaatatttgtatatCCGTATGGTATTAGTATTATTTTGGTTTGTATCTAATATTAAAATGCATAACAAGCAACGGTTATGGCCCACTGAATACTGTGATTTCAACCGCTGGATCGCCCCTATAATTATCCATCATAAATCAACGAACATAAAACAATTTGTATTGGAAGGATACTCTACGCATTTCGTATTATATTATTACTTTTCAGTACGGCTCCTCTCGCAAGGCTCCCTTGTTCTCCTTTCCCAAGGGAAACAAAATCACATTTCCTCAGCTCGATTCGCGTCAAAGGTCAGTAAACTAACTTAAATCCTTAACAATTTTTAAATCGATTTTACATTTTGTTTGGCTGCTGAGGAAacgaaagaaaatgaaaaataattgaTCGGAAACTTTTGAGGAAATGTTTGACATTCAAGACTGTCTGTGCATCTGAGTTTGAATTACTTATGAACTAAAACCAATTTGGGACGGAAACTGTTGGATTTTTACCTTTGTTCTTCTTCTGCGTGGGTGTGTGTGTGTGGGTTTTGCTTTCACTTTCTCAGCATCCAAACTGAGATTTAGGGCTTGTTAATATTTTGTATTTACATTGTTTTAACATACCATTTTATGGAAATGTCATTGACTTGTTTAGATTTAGCTTTTACTAAGGCAACAATAAGTGTTAATGGTTTGTTGCAAATATCCAATTTAATAATCCAGAGTTGTTTCTGGTTTCAGTTGGCTAAATTCACTTTTTGGGCTATGTGAGTACCATAGTACCACTCATTTGTTTATCTGCTCTAATGGCTGGAATTAGGGTTTCAAGACTGAGGTCACTTTCAAATTCCTTATATTCATCTTTAAAACTGTCATCACTGCCGTTATACAGATCGTACACGTCGCTTACAAGAATCGCTGATCACAGCTATGTTAGAGCATCTTATGCTCATTTGAATAGTTTTTATGACAAAAGAGAAACTCAGTCTGCTTCAATGTTTATGAATACTCCTATTAGGGTTGCAGCATCTGATCCTTTGGCTGATACCTGTTTCCGCAAAACCAATCCCGTGTCTGTGTTACCCTCAACCTCATCAACATTGCGTTTCCGGAGTATTTTTCCTTTTGTTTCGTTAAGCCCAGTGTTGAGACATCAACCGGGTTTGCTGTCTTTCAGTAGCAAGGCAGATAAACCTGTGGAATCTGAAGTTTCAGCTGCCTCTGGTGGAGCGGGAGTAGATGTAAGTAACGGTGGTGTTATTGGCAATGATTGGATTGATAAAGTCAAAGATGCTTGGCACAGTGCTGAGGATGTACTAGGTTATACTGGGGAAAAGGCTAAAGAAGTCTCTAACAAACTGAAGCCACATGTTGAACAGTTGCTTGATACCTATCCGTATCTTAAAGATGTGGTTGCTCCAGTTGGCTTTACTTTGACTGGCACTGTATTGGCTTGGGTGGTCTTGCCTAGGCTTTTAAGAAGATTTCACAATTATGCCATTCAAACTTCAGTCCTGCCTTCTGGAAGCTTGCTTGGGAATCAAGTTCCATATGAGAAAAGCTTTTGGGGAGCTCTAGAAGACCCAATGAGATATCTGATTACCTTCATGGCATTCTCTCAAATGTTAGTGGTCCTAAATTTTAATATTCAACTCTTTATCATCCATTTATTCGTTTTTTCCTgcatgttttgttttgttttttgttttttgtttttttttgtcaaatgtataataaaatatggTGCCTTTGACTTGTAGTGGCATGATGGTGGCTCCAAGTACTATCGCATCACAATATGTTACACAGGCATGGAGGGGTGCAGCTATCCTTTCATGTGTCTGGTTTTTCTATCGTTGGAAAACAAATCTACTTGCTAGGGCACTTGCTACTCATAATTTAGCAGGGACTGATCGGGAAAAGTTGTTAACTCTGGACAGAGTTTCATCCATTGGCCTATTTGTTGTTGGGTTAATGGCTTTAGCAGAGGCATGTGGAGTAGCCGTTCAATCTATTCTTACAGTCGGTGGCATAGGAGGTGTATATTTTCTGCTAACGCATAATGTTCTCTTAGCTTGGCTTTCTAGGTTTGAATTTAAAGTGGCATTTCTGTTTTCATATACTTTCAACTTTGCTATGTTCCCTCTTACATTTTTGTCTCTCTGTGTGTGTTTGTCTGCACGATTTTGAATATTTTGCTTGTTCTGAACTTAAAGCAGAGGCTAGACTTCAGCTATATTGCTGATGATATGTAAAGTACAATTTGGATTTGATTATCTTTCTATAACATATTCCTTAACATTTCTGATCCTGCTGCTTGTGAGCTATAGCAGGCTTGTAGTATGCTAAGTTTATATAATCATAGTttttcatttgatttgccaaaattTTTTGTATAAATCATAATTGCTCTTATCTATCATATCTCCACTAGGACTTTTCTTGTAGTATTTTTAAATATCAATCTTTATTCTTGGAATGATTTTGAAGAATAGGCAATGGTTTGCAAATGATGTTTTTGTGTTTTGTTGCCAAAATGAGATGATGCCTGATTGCCATTTCTTGAAACTTCATATTTGTAGTTAATGGTACATATAACTTGTTATTGACTGTAAAATAATCGTATAACTGATTCAATCCTCCTCATAGGGGTGGCTACTGCTTTTGCTGCCAAGGACATCCTTGGAAATGTGCTCAGTGGATTGTCTATGCAgttctcaaaacctttttcattGGGTGATACAATAAAGGTAACACCTAAGTGAGCTGATATTTTCTTTTAGTGGAAGACAAGAGTTTTCTTTCTTTCACCAATGCTAATGGATCCAATCAGCTTTTTCATAGTTAGAAGTCCAGAAGGAGAAATGGAATGGCTTTCTTTATTTTCTGAACATTGTATCGGCTGAAGTGTGTATTTCATGCTTGGTATCAAGAATTGGGCTTCTTGGAGAATTGTGCACGGCGTAATTGATCtacttattaatttattatacctCATTGCCTGGTTTTTGGTGAATCAATCACTCTTTACTTTCAAGTTAGCACTTATTGGTTATGTATATCCAACGCACTCTGTTGCTCCTTATTGTACAACTAATAAACCCTTCAGTTATTTCTCTGATCTATGCTTAAACACAAGGATATATAGGTATTCAGTAATCCTGACTGTTCCGAAGATGTTTGGTTTGTATTCCATCTTACTAGGAACTGTGCCCGTAAAATCTAATTGCCTTGTATTTTGGTGGTACCAGATGATTCATGATTATCTTGTGATATTGACTAGTTTGGAATTGatcttttttgtttgttttttttttccttttctgtgTGAagttatacatatataaatattttaattgcaGGCAGGATCTATAGAAGGTCAGGTAGTGGAAATGGGACTTACGAACACGACATTACTAAACTCTGAGAAATTTCCAGTTCTGGTTCCTAACTCACTCTTTTCCAGTCAGGTTTGTTTTTCACAAGTCATCGACTTTGCTGAGAGTATGCTTATTTGCTTGTCAACACATTACATTCGAGTCATCCAAAACCATCAGTCTTGGTTATTCCCAATGTAAAACTTTTAGGTTATTGTGAACAAATCACGTGCCCAATGGCGTGCAGTGGTGACCAAAATTCCCTTGGAAATCGAAGGACTTGACAAGGTTCCCCAGATATCAGATGACATTAAGAATATGCTGCGATCAAACTCGAATATTTTCTTGGGAAAGGAGGCTCCTTATTGTTTCCTGTCTCATATCGACAGTTATTATGCAGAACTGACCATTGGATGCAATCTCAGACGCATGGTAATCTCTCATTATCAGTTCCTTTTTTCTGATATATTTTGTATGATCTTGATCTAGCAATCTACCATTGCTTTACCAGTTTCCTTAACCTTTTACAAGTTCCATATTAATACTGAATCCCACTTAGAGATGGCAAAAACCCAGATTTGGTCCATGGATTTCACACAAGTCCAATCCAAATGGGAGGGTTTCTTGTTCTTTTTTTAACAAGAGGAGGTGGGCAGTGGAGCAAGGCAATTCTGGTAAATGCTTGATCAGATCCGCCCATCTGCCttctaaaattactattttaccccttaaatataatttaaacattTATGCGAAGATAAGGTAACCTTTGCCCCTACCTCGCTCCATTGTCATCCATAATCCCACCAGATAAAACAGATGTGAAAACGTAACTATCTGCACTAACAAACACGCATAGCTCTCAACCTTGACTTGTTTTCCTCCTCAGTATTTGTTGCGAATGCCAGGCGAGCTCGGCAGCatcttttttttctaaaattcatCACTTCAGGCCTCACTTGTGTTTTGTCTTTTTCTCATTTCACTGATATCCTCCATTGTTGTTGTTTGGTATGTAACTATAGAGCAAAGATGAAATATACTCTGCACAACAAGATATTCTTCTGCGGTCGGTCCAGATTATTCGGAAGCATGGTGCTAAATTGGGCAGTGGCTCATTCC
Above is a genomic segment from Gossypium arboreum isolate Shixiya-1 chromosome 8, ASM2569848v2, whole genome shotgun sequence containing:
- the LOC108469594 gene encoding uncharacterized protein LOC108469594, producing the protein MGDLYALDFDGVLCDSCGESSISAVKAAKVRWPDLFDGVASVLEDWIVDQMHIVRPVVETGYENLLLVRLLVESRLPSIRKSSVAEGLTVEDILENWSKIKPVIMEEWDENRDALIDLFGKVRDEWMDNDLATWIGANRFYPGVPDALKFSSSTIYIVTTKQSRFADALLRELAGVTIPPERIYGLGTGPKVKVLKQLQLRPEHQGMKLHFVEDRLATLKNVIKEPELDGWNLYLGDWGYNTQKEREEAANISRIQLLQLSDFSKKLK
- the LOC108470270 gene encoding mechanosensitive ion channel protein 1, mitochondrial-like, producing MFMNTPIRVAASDPLADTCFRKTNPVSVLPSTSSTLRFRSIFPFVSLSPVLRHQPGLLSFSSKADKPVESEVSAASGGAGVDVSNGGVIGNDWIDKVKDAWHSAEDVLGYTGEKAKEVSNKLKPHVEQLLDTYPYLKDVVAPVGFTLTGTVLAWVVLPRLLRRFHNYAIQTSVLPSGSLLGNQVPYEKSFWGALEDPMRYLITFMAFSQIGMMVAPSTIASQYVTQAWRGAAILSCVWFFYRWKTNLLARALATHNLAGTDREKLLTLDRVSSIGLFVVGLMALAEACGVAVQSILTVGGIGGVATAFAAKDILGNVLSGLSMQFSKPFSLGDTIKAGSIEGQVVEMGLTNTTLLNSEKFPVLVPNSLFSSQVIVNKSRAQWRAVVTKIPLEIEGLDKVPQISDDIKNMLRSNSNIFLGKEAPYCFLSHIDSYYAELTIGCNLRRMSKDEIYSAQQDILLRSVQIIRKHGAKLGSGSFQGTTTQ